The following nucleotide sequence is from Streptomyces sp. NBC_00239.
CGGGGTTGAACGACGCGCCACCGGTCAGCCGGGCGGGCCGGTGTCCGGGTGCGGTTCGGTGGGGGTGGCCATAGCCTCCCAAATGTGACGCCGCCCCTGAGACGCAGCCCGGCCGCCATACCCGTGAGAGCCGCACTCGCCTTGATCGCCGCCCTCCTGGCGACGGCCGGCTGGGGTTCGGCCACCGCCACCCCCGCCCGGGCCGACGACCCGATCACCCTGTCGAAGCAGGGCCAGATCACCGACCGCGTGGGCGCGCTGGGCGACCGCGAGCCCGCCGTCGCCGCGGCCCTCGACCGGCTGTACGCGGACCGGCGGGTCCAGCTGTTCGTCACGTACGTACGGGACTTCTCCGGCCGCTCCCCGCAGAGCTGGGCGGACGCCACCGCCACCCGCAACGGCCTCGGCCGCGAGGACGTGCTGCTCGCCGTCGCCACCGGCGACCGCCAGTACGCCTATTCGGCGGACGTCGACTCCGGTCTGACCCAGCAGCAGCTGGACGCCGTCGCCCGGACCGCCGTGGAGCCCGCGCTGCGCGTGAACGACTGGGCGGGCGCGGCGATCGGCGCCGCGGACGGCTACGGCGCGGTCCTGGCCGGGCAGCCGGTGCCGACGCCCGCCCTGACCCCCGGCGACCCGGACCCCGGCGGCTCCGCGGCGGACTCCGGGTCCGGCGCCGGGGACTACGTCCTGCCGGTGGTGGCGGTCGGCGCGGCCGGCGCGCTGGGTGCGTACGCGTACGCCCGCAGCCGGCGGAAGAAGTCCGGCGGGCCGGCCGGCGGCGCGCGGAAGCCCGGCGCGGGCTGGGGCGGCGCGGGCCCGGCGGGCCTGCCGCTGCCGGAGCTCGACGCGAAGACGAAGGTCCTGCTCGTCGGCACGGACGACGCGATCCGCACCAGCGCCGAGGAGCTCGGTTTCGCGACGGCGCAGTTCGGCGAGGAGGCCGCGCAGCCCTTCACCGAGGCCCTCGCGCACGCCAAGGACGAGCTGACGCACGCGTTCCGGCTGCGCCAGCAGCTCGACGACGCCTACCCGGAGGACGACGCGACCCGGCGCCGGATGCTCGACGAGATCGTGGCCCGCTGCACCGAGGCCAACCGGCGGCTCGACGCCGAGTCCGAGGCCTTCGACCGGCTGCGTTCCCTGGAGCGCAACGCGCCGCAGGCGCTGGCCGCGGTGGAGGCGCGGTTTCGGGAGCTGACCGGCCGGACCGGCACCGCGGAGGCCACGTTGACGGCGCTGGCCGGCCGGTACGCGGACTCGGCGTCCGCCCCGGTGTCCGGGAACGCGGAACAGGCCAAGGACCGGCTGTTGTTCGCGACCACCAGCCTGGGCGAGGCCCGGGCCGCCCTGGACGGCGGCGACCGGGGCCGGGCAGCCGTGCACGTACGGGCCGCCGAGGGCGCCGTGGACCAGGCGGCGACCCTGGTGGACGCGGTGGAGCGGC
It contains:
- a CDS encoding TPM domain-containing protein; translated protein: MRRSPAAIPVRAALALIAALLATAGWGSATATPARADDPITLSKQGQITDRVGALGDREPAVAAALDRLYADRRVQLFVTYVRDFSGRSPQSWADATATRNGLGREDVLLAVATGDRQYAYSADVDSGLTQQQLDAVARTAVEPALRVNDWAGAAIGAADGYGAVLAGQPVPTPALTPGDPDPGGSAADSGSGAGDYVLPVVAVGAAGALGAYAYARSRRKKSGGPAGGARKPGAGWGGAGPAGLPLPELDAKTKVLLVGTDDAIRTSAEELGFATAQFGEEAAQPFTEALAHAKDELTHAFRLRQQLDDAYPEDDATRRRMLDEIVARCTEANRRLDAESEAFDRLRSLERNAPQALAAVEARFRELTGRTGTAEATLTALAGRYADSASAPVSGNAEQAKDRLLFATTSLGEARAALDGGDRGRAAVHVRAAEGAVDQAATLVDAVERRARELAEAAGKLDGALTETDTDLADARGLLTGTAQGASTADLRGRIGRAEAVLDGVRAQVRAGRYDPLDALRRVEEADAALDEALAGARERETGRQRAAALLDQAQLTARSAIGAAADYVTTSRGAVGSQARTRLAEAQRRLERSRALAAADAQGALAEARQADALARQAQQLAEQDVRGYRDPYGGGQRGGGMGGAVLGGIILGEILGGGRGGSSGGFGGGFGGGGGSFGGGGRAPGSFGGGGTRGRLGGGGRF